In Acidimicrobiia bacterium, the sequence AGTTGATGAATGACCAAGACGACGATCCCGAACCTCTCGCGGGTGAAGTCGAAGTGGACGAGACCTACGTGGGTGGCCGCACCCACGCGTACCCGCCGGTGCCATTCGCAGAGCAAAAGAGTCGCAAGGTGCCCGTACTCGCCATGGTCGAACGTGGCGGAAGCGTGCGGGCCGAAGTGCTCCCCACCGCAGGTGGCGCAGGCGCGCTGGAAGTCCGGCCGCTTGTGATGGAGAACGTCAAAGCCGGTTCGGTGCTCTACACCGACGAGTCCGTCCTGTACTGGGGGATGGACGCGCTGTACGACCACCGCCAGATCAACCACTCCGAGAAGGTGTACGTGCGCGGCGACGTGCACACCCAAACCATTGAAGGGTTCTTCTCGACCGTGAAGACCGGACTGATGGGCGTCTTCCACGGCGTGTCGCGCCGTTGGTTGCAGTCCTACATCAACGAGTACGTCTTCCGGTACAACCACCGCGAAGGGATCGACCCCTTCAAGGTGCTGGTCGCGCTCGCGGCGCGGGCTACTCGCTAGCGGGCTTGGGCTTCTCGGGCTTGGGGGTAGCGACCTTGCGCAGCAAGCGATCCCAGGCTCCACGCTTCGGGACAGGGATCTCATGCCCCTGCTCCGTGTGCTGTGTCGGTTCCTGCTTCTTGCCCATGATCCTCCGAGGGTAGACCGTGCTGGACCCCAGCGATTCTTGGTGGCTCAAGCTCGCGCGAGCACAGAAGCACCTCGACGACTTCAACGGGGTGGCCGCCAAGTACGCCTCGACTTGTGAACACCCGGTGCGTAAACGGTTGGAAGGCGAGGGCAAGCGCCAACGGACCGTGCATCGGATCGACATCGCTCAACCCGCCCCAGGTTTGTTCCTCCCCGTCGTGCTTGGAGACTTTCTGTTCAATCTCCGATCGGCACTCGATCACATCATGGTGCGCTCGGTCCCACGAAGGCGGCGGTTCAGCACTCAGTTTCCGATTTTCACTCAGGACATTTGGGAACGAAACGCTAAGGGGGACTACCTCAAGCGCCATGACGACGCTCGGAGAAATTGGTACACCTGGACACACGGACTGTCCGACGACGCTTTGACAATCGTCAAGGCTGCGCAACCGTTCAACGCAACCAACCCCGATCCAGCGGAAATCGGCGTCAAGAATCACATGCTCGCGATACTCAGCGCCCTCCAGAACGCCGACAAGCACCGAGAGTTGGTCGTTGTCGGTGGTTACGTCAGCAT encodes:
- a CDS encoding IS1595 family transposase is translated as MAEYPDDEACLVALWRERYSPDGEHAYCPSPSCKTERTFKRYATTQQRQSWTCTTCGHHLHPTAGTIFHKSSTSLRQWFYCMYLMTSTRCGISAKQVERELGCAYKTALRMMRLIRTELMNDQDDDPEPLAGEVEVDETYVGGRTHAYPPVPFAEQKSRKVPVLAMVERGGSVRAEVLPTAGGAGALEVRPLVMENVKAGSVLYTDESVLYWGMDALYDHRQINHSEKVYVRGDVHTQTIEGFFSTVKTGLMGVFHGVSRRWLQSYINEYVFRYNHREGIDPFKVLVALAARATR